A single Methanocaldococcus bathoardescens DNA region contains:
- a CDS encoding universal stress protein codes for MYKKILYPTDFSEVAEMVLKHVKAFKNLGGEEVILLHIVDENDIKKKDIFSLLLGVAGLNKSIEEFENELKKKLSEKAKDKMKKIKKELEDVGFKVKDIVTVGSPHEKIVEIAEEENVDVIIIGSHGKTNLKDILLGSVTENVIKKSDKPVLIVRRE; via the coding sequence ATGTATAAAAAAATTCTTTACCCTACAGACTTTTCTGAAGTAGCTGAAATGGTATTAAAACATGTCAAAGCATTTAAAAACCTTGGGGGGGAGGAGGTTATTTTACTGCATATTGTAGATGAGAATGATATTAAAAAGAAGGATATATTCTCTCTACTATTGGGGGTTGCTGGATTAAACAAATCAATAGAAGAGTTTGAAAATGAATTAAAAAAGAAACTTAGTGAGAAAGCAAAAGACAAAATGAAAAAAATTAAAAAAGAACTTGAAGATGTTGGATTTAAAGTTAAAGACATTGTTACTGTAGGAAGTCCTCATGAAAAAATTGTTGAAATTGCAGAAGAAGAAAATGTTGATGTAATCATAATTGGTTCTCATGGAAAAACCAACTTAAAAGACATCTTGCTTGGTTCAGTTACTGAAAATGTAATTAAAAAATCAGACAAACCAGTTTTAATTGTAAGAAGGGAATAA
- the truD gene encoding tRNA pseudouridine(13) synthase TruD, with translation MYFLIQQRKKESEKNLKEKLKRYRKTLRDSRIKEKLKEMPLNMNKYLTDVYTGGIIKKYPEDFIVEEITSDGIILEVGKSIEFKDEENWKGNYIHFTLEKRNWTTLDAIREIANRVGKQRKHFGFAGNKDKYAITTQRVGCFNVKLEDLMKVKIKGITLRDFQKTNKKIRLGDLWGNRFTIRVREPELKGKELEEALNELCKLKYFLNYYGVQRFGTTRPITHIVGRFIIERDWEAAFHAYCGTPLPYDDEKSKLARELVDEENFKEAYKKFPKAFFYERRMIKAYMETGSYQKAFMILPPYLRCMFINAYQSYLFNEIINRRFEYGFEPMEGDILIDNVPSGALFGYKTRFAEGIQGEIEREIYERENLSPKDFKIGEFGSFIGDRRAMIGKIYNMKYWIEDDSYVLQFCLKKGNYATSVLREFIEKKD, from the coding sequence ATGTACTTTTTGATTCAGCAGAGAAAGAAAGAAAGTGAAAAAAATTTGAAAGAAAAATTAAAAAGATATAGAAAAACATTGAGAGATAGTAGGATTAAAGAAAAGCTAAAAGAAATGCCATTAAACATGAATAAATACTTAACTGACGTTTATACAGGAGGAATTATTAAAAAATATCCGGAAGATTTTATTGTTGAAGAGATAACATCAGATGGAATTATTTTAGAAGTTGGAAAGAGTATAGAATTTAAAGATGAAGAAAACTGGAAGGGAAATTATATACACTTCACCTTGGAGAAAAGGAATTGGACAACTTTAGATGCTATTAGAGAGATAGCAAACAGAGTAGGAAAGCAGAGAAAACATTTTGGATTTGCTGGAAATAAAGATAAATATGCCATAACTACTCAAAGAGTTGGCTGTTTTAATGTAAAGTTAGAAGATTTAATGAAAGTTAAGATTAAAGGAATTACATTAAGGGATTTCCAAAAAACAAATAAAAAAATAAGATTGGGGGATTTGTGGGGGAATAGATTTACTATAAGAGTTAGGGAACCAGAACTTAAAGGAAAAGAATTGGAAGAAGCTTTAAATGAGTTATGTAAGCTAAAATATTTCCTAAATTATTATGGAGTTCAAAGATTTGGAACTACAAGACCAATAACTCACATTGTAGGGAGATTTATTATAGAGAGGGATTGGGAAGCGGCTTTCCATGCATATTGTGGAACTCCTTTACCTTATGATGATGAAAAATCAAAATTAGCAAGAGAATTGGTTGATGAAGAAAACTTTAAAGAAGCATATAAAAAATTCCCAAAGGCATTCTTTTATGAAAGGAGAATGATTAAAGCTTATATGGAAACTGGGAGCTATCAAAAGGCATTTATGATTCTTCCACCATACTTAAGATGCATGTTTATAAATGCCTATCAATCCTATTTATTCAATGAGATAATTAATAGAAGGTTTGAATATGGCTTTGAACCAATGGAAGGGGATATTTTAATTGATAATGTGCCAAGTGGAGCATTGTTTGGATATAAAACAAGATTCGCTGAAGGCATTCAAGGAGAAATTGAGAGAGAAATTTATGAGAGGGAAAATCTAAGTCCAAAAGATTTCAAGATTGGTGAGTTTGGCTCATTTATTGGAGATAGAAGGGCAATGATTGGAAAAATATACAATATGAAATATTGGATTGAAGATGATAGCTATGTTTTACAATTTTGTTTAAAAAAAGGAAATTATGCAACCTCTGTTTTGAGGGAGTTTATAGAAAAGAAGGATTAA
- a CDS encoding zinc ribbon-containing protein, producing the protein MIVWNLICPNCGKRMRFTADVCPCMASEVEIPNCPDCGEKMTYDISSMRGRRRIRR; encoded by the coding sequence ATGATAGTTTGGAACCTAATTTGCCCAAATTGTGGGAAAAGAATGAGATTTACTGCAGATGTCTGCCCATGCATGGCTTCAGAAGTAGAAATTCCAAACTGTCCAGATTGTGGGGAAAAAATGACTTACGATATTAGTTCTATGAGAGGGAGGAGAAGAATAAGAAGATAA
- a CDS encoding multiprotein bridging factor aMBF1: MQMCELCGKLVDKLHKVIIEGSEMYVCKECAKFGKSPKTYSRLGKKPTIIGKGGITTNKQVKKPVKRRRDIFDTLPMLREDYGDVIREAREKRGLSIEELAKKLKMKASTLQKFERYELEPNEREIKILEKELKITLTESVGEESSYYGSGDEDGFTLGDFIKIKK; encoded by the coding sequence ATGCAAATGTGTGAGTTGTGCGGAAAGCTTGTAGATAAGCTTCATAAGGTAATTATTGAAGGCTCTGAAATGTATGTCTGTAAAGAATGCGCCAAATTTGGCAAAAGTCCAAAAACATATTCAAGATTAGGTAAAAAACCAACAATAATAGGAAAAGGTGGGATAACTACTAATAAACAAGTTAAAAAACCTGTGAAAAGAAGAAGAGATATATTTGACACTCTACCAATGTTAAGAGAAGATTATGGGGATGTTATTAGAGAAGCAAGAGAAAAGAGAGGTTTATCAATAGAAGAGCTTGCTAAAAAACTTAAAATGAAAGCATCCACTTTACAAAAATTTGAAAGATATGAGTTAGAACCAAATGAAAGAGAAATTAAAATATTAGAGAAAGAGTTAAAAATTACTTTAACTGAAAGTGTTGGGGAAGAAAGTTCATATTATGGCAGTGGAGATGAAGATGGCTTTACATTAGGTGATTTCATTAAAATTAAAAAATAA
- a CDS encoding MTH895/ArsE family thioredoxin-like protein encodes MVVIRVFGTGCPKCNQTYENVKKAVEELGIDAEIVKVTDINEIAEWIFVAPGVAFDDVVVFEGKIPSVEEIKEELKSYLEEK; translated from the coding sequence ATGGTTGTGATAAGAGTATTCGGAACTGGCTGTCCAAAATGTAATCAAACTTATGAGAATGTTAAAAAGGCTGTTGAAGAACTTGGCATAGATGCTGAGATTGTTAAAGTAACTGATATAAATGAAATAGCAGAGTGGATTTTTGTAGCCCCAGGGGTTGCATTTGATGATGTAGTTGTTTTTGAAGGAAAAATTCCATCTGTTGAAGAAATTAAGGAAGAGTTAAAAAGTTATTTGGAGGAGAAATAA
- a CDS encoding 4Fe-4S dicluster domain-containing protein → MNDELPVIGKDALGRVIKDWSFKPWWGVDRKEIEWYPKINYDKCIGCGVCFITCANRIVFDWDEEKKKPVVARPYNCVVACTTCKTLCPVDALEFPEKEYIQNIIKKHKILVKAKETLKNHNLI, encoded by the coding sequence TTGAATGATGAACTTCCAGTAATTGGGAAAGATGCATTAGGTAGAGTTATAAAAGATTGGAGTTTTAAGCCATGGTGGGGGGTTGATAGGAAAGAAATAGAGTGGTATCCTAAAATAAATTATGATAAGTGTATTGGTTGTGGGGTGTGTTTTATAACTTGTGCAAATAGGATTGTGTTTGACTGGGATGAAGAAAAGAAAAAACCTGTTGTAGCAAGACCTTACAATTGTGTTGTTGCATGCACAACATGTAAAACACTCTGTCCAGTAGATGCCTTAGAGTTTCCAGAAAAAGAATACATACAAAATATTATTAAAAAGCACAAAATTTTAGTAAAGGCTAAGGAAACTCTAAAAAATCACAATTTAATTTAA
- a CDS encoding C2H2-type zinc finger protein produces the protein MRLKAIKITSRDGETFFKCPRCGKIFRYSKDYTRHVNKAHGHLFKK, from the coding sequence ATGAGATTAAAAGCTATAAAAATAACAAGTAGAGATGGGGAAACATTCTTTAAATGTCCAAGATGTGGAAAGATTTTCAGATACTCAAAAGATTATACAAGACATGTAAATAAAGCTCATGGACATCTTTTTAAGAAATAA
- a CDS encoding OsmC family protein → MNPEIIIEMMNSDIAKEMAPKMMPKMMPLALEKFLDKIPENERKEFIAKIVDIIVNKDEKKEISAEFCDMFEVLLNIKGLKIHSRGGKGAVKEKISPMDLFLAGLCGCICIAVGNTLKSSNINAEIKVDGKVEKDFENGKIKKITINIHVKTNKDMDKEKLKELILNDSKKCLISNSLSCEIEKNVIFE, encoded by the coding sequence ATGAATCCAGAAATAATTATTGAAATGATGAACTCAGATATTGCCAAAGAAATGGCTCCAAAGATGATGCCGAAGATGATGCCCTTAGCTTTGGAAAAGTTTTTAGATAAAATTCCTGAAAACGAAAGAAAAGAGTTTATAGCAAAGATAGTTGATATAATTGTAAATAAAGATGAGAAAAAGGAAATTTCCGCTGAGTTTTGTGATATGTTTGAAGTATTGTTAAATATTAAAGGTTTAAAAATTCATTCAAGGGGAGGAAAAGGGGCTGTAAAAGAAAAAATATCTCCAATGGATTTATTTTTAGCAGGGTTGTGTGGATGTATCTGCATAGCTGTTGGCAATACATTAAAAAGCAGTAATATAAATGCAGAGATAAAAGTTGATGGAAAAGTTGAGAAGGACTTTGAAAATGGAAAGATAAAGAAAATAACCATAAATATTCATGTAAAAACTAATAAAGACATGGATAAAGAAAAATTAAAAGAGTTAATTTTAAATGACTCTAAAAAATGTTTAATTAGTAACTCTTTAAGTTGTGAGATTGAAAAAAATGTTATTTTTGAATAA
- a CDS encoding CGGC domain-containing protein, which produces MKVAIIACQKMVEMGCPGKEACVSCFKAINEKSGAFERYKDVELVAFTTCGGCPGKRFPTRVKLLKNAAGAEAVHIANCTFLQPECPYINFDEICKKLMEELEIPIVFGTHKLIRRGEVEVVCTCGDKKE; this is translated from the coding sequence ATGAAAGTTGCAATTATAGCATGTCAAAAAATGGTTGAAATGGGATGTCCAGGAAAAGAAGCATGCGTATCTTGTTTTAAAGCAATAAATGAGAAGAGTGGGGCTTTTGAAAGGTATAAAGATGTTGAGTTGGTTGCATTTACAACCTGTGGAGGATGTCCAGGAAAAAGATTTCCAACAAGAGTTAAGTTGTTAAAAAATGCTGCTGGAGCTGAAGCTGTGCATATAGCAAACTGCACTTTCTTACAGCCAGAGTGTCCATACATAAACTTTGATGAAATTTGTAAGAAATTAATGGAAGAGTTAGAGATTCCAATTGTCTTTGGAACTCACAAATTAATTAGGAGAGGAGAAGTAGAAGTTGTTTGCACTTGTGGAGATAAAAAAGAATAA
- a CDS encoding DUF166 domain-containing protein has translation MAKILVVTDGVYGYRIKGTVNSFGKKNKFIGIYKIDKPDDLIVDDIEFPKELLEKIKETDILLLYTQHPDNTYYLCYKARKLNKDIAIIVTTWSGEGEKRELKKFDAICPEEMCLLDEKEIGNLIDKYPKLKEFLEEFGTPKVKVYVKDNKVENVEVLRTSICGSTLFMAKLMKGMEINDIEEFSKKSAMLIQRYPCVAGKIKLFRGDCKKQKALNIHKEAILEGINFI, from the coding sequence ATGGCAAAGATATTGGTAGTAACTGATGGAGTTTATGGTTATAGAATTAAGGGGACAGTAAATTCATTTGGAAAGAAAAATAAATTCATTGGAATCTATAAAATTGATAAGCCAGATGATTTGATAGTTGATGATATAGAGTTTCCAAAAGAGTTATTAGAGAAGATTAAAGAGACAGATATTTTATTGCTTTATACCCAACATCCAGATAACACTTATTATCTTTGCTATAAGGCAAGGAAATTAAATAAAGATATAGCTATAATTGTTACCACATGGAGTGGAGAAGGAGAGAAGAGAGAGCTAAAAAAATTTGATGCAATATGCCCAGAGGAGATGTGTTTGTTGGATGAAAAAGAAATTGGAAATTTGATAGATAAATATCCAAAATTAAAAGAATTTTTAGAGGAATTTGGAACTCCAAAAGTTAAAGTTTATGTTAAAGATAACAAGGTTGAAAATGTAGAAGTTTTAAGAACCTCTATATGTGGCTCTACCTTATTCATGGCTAAGCTGATGAAAGGGATGGAAATTAATGATATTGAAGAGTTTAGCAAAAAATCAGCAATGCTAATTCAAAGATATCCATGTGTCGCTGGAAAGATAAAACTTTTTAGAGGGGATTGTAAAAAGCAAAAAGCCCTCAACATACATAAAGAGGCAATATTGGAAGGAATAAATTTTATTTAA
- the pheT gene encoding phenylalanine--tRNA ligase subunit beta, translating into MPTINVKKADLERLVNMPLEDEFIEEKFPMMGVEVEGIFEEDGEKIIQFSINPNRPDYLSAEGLARGFRGIIGIETGLKKYDIESSDVKLYVENVETRPYIAMALVKGVIVDDYVLESIINLQEKLHWVMGRDRKKVAIGIHDVDKVKPPFYYKEVSGDEIKFVPLNAEEEMTPKEILEKHEKGIKYAHLIKDDKFPIILDSEGNVLSMPPIINGELTRVTTETRNLLIDVTGTDKYAVEKTLNIIVTALAERKYGKIHAVEVIKDNQSTIYPDLKEDVLETTPDYINKVLGTNLTPGAIINYLRRCRLDAQFVDNKIKVFIPAYRVDVFGEIDIAEEVAIAYGYNKFSGEYPIIGTIGELNQLEKKCDFIREIMVGFGFYEVINLMLSNDEVLFKKMRIEDNNYIEVLKPASIEHRIVRKSILPLLMETLRINKHKELPQKIFEIGDCVVIDENVETKSRVVKKIAGVIVDNETNFNEIKSYVEGLLRELKIEYELDNFEHPSFIKGRCAKIIKDGKIIGYFGEIHPEVITNFELEFPVVGFELEIE; encoded by the coding sequence ATGCCAACAATAAATGTAAAAAAAGCTGATTTAGAGAGATTGGTAAATATGCCCTTAGAGGATGAGTTTATTGAAGAGAAATTTCCAATGATGGGTGTTGAGGTTGAGGGAATCTTTGAAGAAGATGGAGAAAAAATTATTCAGTTCTCAATAAATCCAAATAGGCCAGATTATTTAAGTGCTGAAGGTTTAGCAAGAGGTTTTAGAGGAATTATTGGGATAGAAACAGGATTAAAAAAATATGATATTGAGAGTTCAGATGTAAAGCTATATGTTGAAAATGTTGAAACAAGACCTTATATAGCAATGGCTTTAGTTAAAGGGGTTATTGTTGATGATTATGTTTTAGAGAGCATAATTAACCTTCAAGAGAAATTACACTGGGTTATGGGAAGAGATAGGAAGAAAGTTGCTATAGGAATTCATGATGTTGATAAGGTTAAGCCCCCATTCTACTACAAAGAAGTTAGTGGGGATGAGATTAAGTTTGTTCCATTGAATGCTGAAGAAGAGATGACACCAAAAGAGATTTTAGAAAAACATGAGAAAGGGATAAAATATGCTCATTTAATTAAAGATGATAAGTTCCCAATTATTTTAGATAGTGAAGGTAATGTTTTATCAATGCCACCAATAATTAATGGGGAATTAACAAGAGTTACAACTGAAACAAGGAATTTATTGATTGATGTTACTGGAACTGATAAATATGCAGTAGAAAAAACTCTAAATATTATTGTTACTGCATTAGCAGAGAGAAAATATGGAAAAATACATGCTGTTGAAGTAATTAAAGATAATCAAAGCACTATATATCCAGATTTAAAAGAAGATGTTTTAGAAACAACCCCAGATTATATAAACAAAGTTTTAGGAACAAACTTAACCCCCGGGGCTATAATAAATTACTTAAGAAGATGTAGATTAGATGCTCAATTTGTAGATAACAAAATAAAGGTTTTCATTCCAGCTTACAGAGTTGATGTATTTGGAGAGATTGACATTGCTGAAGAGGTAGCTATTGCTTACGGCTATAATAAATTCTCTGGAGAGTATCCAATTATTGGAACTATTGGAGAACTCAACCAATTAGAAAAGAAGTGTGATTTTATAAGAGAAATTATGGTTGGATTTGGGTTCTACGAAGTTATAAACTTAATGCTTTCAAATGATGAGGTTTTATTTAAAAAGATGAGAATTGAAGATAACAACTATATAGAAGTTTTAAAACCAGCATCAATTGAACACAGAATAGTTAGAAAAAGCATTCTACCATTATTAATGGAAACTTTGAGGATAAATAAACATAAAGAGTTGCCACAAAAAATATTTGAGATTGGAGATTGTGTTGTTATTGATGAAAATGTTGAAACAAAATCAAGAGTTGTTAAAAAAATAGCTGGAGTTATTGTAGATAATGAAACAAACTTTAATGAGATAAAGAGCTACGTTGAGGGATTGTTAAGAGAACTTAAAATTGAGTATGAGCTTGATAATTTTGAACATCCATCATTTATTAAAGGAAGGTGTGCTAAAATAATAAAAGATGGCAAAATTATTGGCTACTTTGGAGAGATTCACCCAGAGGTTATTACAAACTTTGAATTAGAGTTCCCAGTTGTTGGGTTTGAATTAGAGATTGAATAA
- a CDS encoding tetratricopeptide repeat protein, producing the protein MDENIKKAEYYYKKGVGVGNKGDVEKALEYFNKAIELNPLYRDAWFNKALALRILGRYDEARECFFRGLSVEKYLMCKKQNINDEK; encoded by the coding sequence ATGGATGAAAATATTAAAAAGGCAGAGTATTATTATAAAAAAGGTGTGGGAGTTGGAAATAAAGGAGATGTAGAAAAGGCTTTAGAATACTTTAATAAAGCCATTGAATTAAATCCACTTTATAGAGATGCATGGTTTAATAAAGCTTTGGCTCTGAGAATTTTGGGAAGATATGATGAAGCGAGAGAGTGTTTTTTTAGAGGTTTATCTGTGGAAAAATACCTAATGTGTAAAAAACAAAATATTAATGATGAAAAATGA
- a CDS encoding permease: MDAVSFVLYIINVMINTIIDYLNVNRVLALLTAFLMAGGIASMINKNFIIKYFGSTTPKHISYTVAAISGTLLAVCSCTILPLFASIYKRGAGIGPATTFLFSGPAINVLAIFYSAALLGWDIGFLRAVFAIIVSIFIGLSMEMIFRKEEKRRALRVPKADKISDRPLYQTITFFGLQFIMLLVITASPKLFPTLSTPLYGGFLLKHLLFIILGIILVITTKTWFKKEEIKSWLRETFVLLKIVFPLLIIGVAIAGVIKAIIPPSYIANYVGGNSITANFIASFIGALMYFATLTEVPIIKALMELGMGVGPAMALLLAGPSLSIPTVLTISKVLGKTKALTYLGLVVIFSTICGYIAGIILG; the protein is encoded by the coding sequence ATGGATGCTGTATCTTTTGTATTGTACATAATTAACGTTATGATAAACACAATTATTGATTATTTAAATGTAAATAGAGTTTTAGCATTATTAACTGCTTTCTTAATGGCTGGAGGTATTGCATCGATGATTAACAAAAACTTTATTATAAAATATTTCGGCTCAACTACACCAAAACACATATCTTATACTGTAGCCGCTATTAGCGGAACTTTATTAGCTGTTTGTTCTTGCACTATCCTTCCATTATTTGCCAGCATATATAAAAGAGGTGCAGGAATAGGACCAGCAACAACATTTTTATTTTCAGGGCCAGCAATTAATGTTTTGGCAATATTCTATTCAGCAGCATTACTTGGATGGGATATTGGTTTCTTAAGAGCAGTGTTTGCAATAATTGTTTCCATATTTATTGGCTTATCTATGGAAATGATATTTAGAAAAGAGGAAAAGAGGAGAGCTTTAAGAGTTCCAAAAGCTGATAAAATATCAGATAGGCCATTATATCAAACAATAACATTCTTTGGGTTGCAGTTTATTATGCTACTTGTAATTACTGCTTCACCTAAGCTGTTTCCAACTTTATCAACGCCATTATATGGTGGATTTTTATTAAAGCATTTACTATTTATAATACTTGGTATTATCTTGGTTATAACAACAAAAACTTGGTTTAAAAAAGAGGAAATAAAAAGCTGGCTTAGAGAAACATTTGTATTATTAAAAATTGTATTTCCATTGCTGATTATTGGGGTTGCTATAGCAGGAGTTATTAAAGCAATCATCCCACCAAGTTATATAGCCAATTACGTTGGAGGGAACTCCATAACAGCCAACTTCATAGCTTCATTTATTGGAGCTTTAATGTATTTTGCTACATTAACAGAAGTTCCAATTATAAAAGCTCTAATGGAGCTTGGTATGGGTGTAGGGCCAGCAATGGCTTTATTGTTAGCTGGGCCGAGCTTGAGTATTCCTACAGTTTTAACAATCTCAAAGGTCTTAGGAAAGACAAAGGCATTAACTTATTTAGGTTTGGTAGTTATATTTTCAACAATTTGTGGTTATATTGCTGGAATAATTCTTGGATAA
- a CDS encoding aspartate kinase: MVTVMKFGGTSVGSGERIRHVAKIVVNKKKEDDVVVVVSAMSEVTNALVDISQQALDVRDIAKVGDFIKFIKEKHYKAIEEAIKSEEIKEEVKKIIDSRIEELEKVLIGVAYLGELTPKSRDYILSFGERLSSPILSGAIRDLGEKSIALEGGEAGIITDNNFGSARVKRLEVKERLMPLLKEGIIPVVTGFIGTTEEGYITTLGRGGSDYSAALIGYGLDANIIEIWTDVCGVYTTDPRLVPTARRIPKLSYIEAMELAYFGAKVLHPRTIEPAMEKGIPILVKNTFEPENEGTLITNDMEMSDSIVKAISTIKNVALINIFGAGMVGVSGTAARIFKALGEEDVNVILISQGSSETNISLVVSEEDVDKALNALKREFGDFGKKSFLNNNLIRDVSVDRDVCVVSVVGAGMKGAKGIAGKIFTVVSESGANIKMIAQGSSEVNISFVIDEKDLLNCVRKLHEKFIEKAE, translated from the coding sequence ATGGTAACTGTAATGAAGTTTGGAGGAACTTCTGTAGGTTCTGGGGAAAGAATTAGGCATGTTGCAAAGATAGTAGTGAATAAGAAAAAAGAGGATGATGTAGTTGTAGTTGTTTCAGCGATGAGTGAAGTAACAAATGCTTTAGTAGATATTTCTCAGCAGGCATTGGATGTTAGAGATATAGCAAAAGTAGGAGATTTTATAAAATTTATCAAAGAGAAACACTATAAAGCTATAGAAGAAGCTATAAAATCTGAAGAAATTAAAGAAGAAGTTAAAAAAATAATTGATAGCAGAATTGAAGAATTAGAAAAAGTTTTAATTGGTGTTGCTTATTTAGGAGAGCTAACACCAAAATCAAGAGACTATATTTTATCATTTGGAGAAAGATTGTCTTCCCCAATATTAAGTGGAGCCATTAGAGATTTAGGAGAAAAATCTATTGCCTTAGAAGGAGGAGAAGCAGGAATTATAACAGACAACAACTTTGGTAGTGCAAGAGTTAAAAGATTAGAAGTTAAAGAGAGGTTAATGCCATTATTAAAAGAAGGAATTATTCCAGTAGTTACAGGATTTATAGGGACTACTGAAGAGGGCTATATAACAACCTTAGGTAGAGGAGGGAGTGATTACTCAGCCGCTTTAATTGGTTATGGGTTAGATGCAAATATTATCGAGATATGGACTGATGTTTGTGGAGTTTATACAACAGACCCAAGGTTAGTGCCAACAGCAAGAAGAATCCCAAAATTGAGCTATATAGAGGCTATGGAATTAGCTTACTTTGGAGCTAAAGTTTTACATCCAAGGACTATAGAACCAGCGATGGAAAAAGGCATTCCAATATTGGTAAAGAATACATTTGAGCCAGAAAATGAAGGAACTTTAATAACCAACGATATGGAAATGAGCGATAGCATTGTTAAAGCAATATCTACAATAAAAAATGTAGCTTTAATAAACATATTTGGAGCTGGAATGGTTGGAGTTAGTGGAACAGCAGCAAGAATATTTAAAGCATTGGGAGAAGAGGATGTTAATGTAATCTTAATAAGCCAAGGTTCCTCTGAAACAAATATTTCACTCGTTGTTAGTGAAGAAGATGTTGATAAAGCATTAAATGCATTAAAAAGAGAGTTTGGTGATTTTGGAAAGAAGAGCTTTTTAAACAACAATTTAATTAGAGATGTAAGTGTTGATAGAGATGTGTGTGTTGTTTCAGTTGTAGGGGCTGGAATGAAAGGAGCTAAAGGCATAGCTGGGAAGATATTTACAGTAGTATCTGAGAGTGGAGCAAATATAAAGATGATAGCTCAAGGTTCTTCTGAGGTAAATATATCCTTTGTTATTGATGAAAAGGATTTATTGAACTGTGTAAGAAAATTACATGAGAAGTTTATTGAAAAGGCAGAATAA